In Desulfovibrio sp., the sequence TCTGGTGCTTGAACAGCTCCACCAGCGAGCTGATGGTCTTTTCCAGGTTGATGGGTCCGACCTTGGAGGGCATGACCACCGTGACCGGCTCGACGATGTTGAAGGTCTCATGGGCCACGGTCAGGGCGTCGATGGCGTCCTGGTCGAGCATGGTCCCTCTTGAGAGAAGGAGCACGCCGTTTCGGCTGACGATGTCCTCGGCCAGCACCATGTTGGGCTTGAGTTCGATTATGGCCGCGAACTTGAGCGCATAGCCGCCTTCCTCGGCGATGCATTTTTCCAAAGCCTCAAGCATTACCGGATCGTAGCGGTGCTTGTAGGCCTTCATTCTCCCGTAGGCTTCGTACGGGGCCAGCCCGGTGCTCAAAAGCATGTCGTACTCGACAGCCACCTTCAGAAAGCGCACGCTTTCGGACTGCCCCGGGTTGAATTCCTGGAACTGGGCGGCGATGATGGCCGCCACGGACTCCAGGCGGGGGATCTGCTCCAAAAGGTTGGCCCCGACGATGGGATGGCTGTGGTAGAGCTTCATGTCGCTCTTGGTCAGCTCCTTCCCGGCGGTTATGTCGTCCAATATTTTCCGAGGGATGGACATGCAGCCGATGTGCGAGAGCATGGTGGCCAGATCAAGCTCCCAGGGAATCTTTTTCTCAAGGGCCTTGGCCATGTTCTTTACCAGGTTGCGCACCCGCCGCGTGCGCCCGTAGGCCGCAGGGTTGGCCAGGCTCAGGGCCTCGATGAGCATGCGCACGCTTCCCATGAGCGTCTTCTGCAGGATCTCCTTCTCGGCGATGTTGGTGTAGTACTGCCTGATGCCCGCCTCGAGCGCCTTGAACATGGTTTCGGGAAGGCAGGGCTTGGTGAGAAAACGAAACACGTGCCCCTGGTTCAAGGCCTTGATCGCGACGTTCACATCCGCGAACCCGGTGAGCATGATGCACACGGTTTCCGGATGGAGCTCGCGGACTTTGATCAAGAACTCAATGCCGTCCATGCGCTTTAACTTGAGCGCGGAAACCACCACGGCGAACGGCCCGGATGCCCGGATTTGCGCCAGCGCCTGCGCGGGGTCGGAACTCGTGGCCACCTCGAAGTGCTTTTGCAGCATGGCCTGGCAGGATTCGAGGGCCTGCTGGTCGTCGTCGACGAAGAGTATTCGTGCTGGCATGTGCGTCGTACGTTGTGCGCCCGCAAAGGCGTTATTGGCTCTGTCCCGGAAATCTGACCGCCACGGGCTCCACGATGTTCAGGGTGGCCCCGGCCTTCAAGAGGCGCTGTATGACGGTGTTGTTTAACTCGCCGCTTTTGGACATGAGCAGAAGTCCCTCCCGGGTGACGATGTCTTCCTCCAGGGTCATTGTGGCGTTTAAGTCGCTTATGTTCACGTATTTGCGCTCGAAGCCGCTCTGCCTGGCGATAAGCTTGCCCAAAGCTTCCAGAATCGCCGGTTCGTAGCTTGACTTGTAGCCGAGCATCTTGCTGTAGGCTTCGTGGGGCAAAAGCCCCTTGCTGGTCAAAAGGTCATAGTCGGCGGCGGCCTTGAGAAACCTGGCCCCTTCGGGCTGGAGCGGATGAAGGTCCATGCTCTGCTCGGCCACCATGGCCGCCACTGGCTCCATGCGCGGGATGGCCTTCAAAAGGCCCGCGCCGATGGCGGGATGGGATTCGTAGAGGGCCTGCGCGTCCTTGGAGAGGTCCACGCCCGCGGCCAGGTCTTCCAGGACCTTGGGCGGGAGGCCCATGCACCCGATTTGGGACAGCATGGCCGCCAGATCGAGCTCCCAGGACACCTCTTTGTTTAGGATCTCCGCCATGCCCGCCACCAGGGCCTTGATGCGCTGCTCGCGCCCGAAGGCGAAGGGATTGGCCACGCTTAACGCCTCGGTGAGCACGCGGATGGTTCCTGTCAGCGTGCCCTGCAAAAGCTCCCGTTCCGATATGACCATGCGGTACTGTTTGATGCCCGCATCGATGGACGCGGCCAGGGTTTCGGTGGGGCAGGGCTTTGTCAACAGCTGGAAGATGTTCCCGGCGTCCACCGCCTTGACCGCTGCTTCCAGGTCGGCGAATCCGGTGAGCATGATGCACACCGTGTCCGGGGCCTGCTCACGCACCTTGGCCAGGAATTCGAAGCCGTCCATGCCGGGCATCTTGAGGTCGGACACCACCACCGCGAACGGGCCGCCGGACTGTAGCATCTCAAGTCCGGCCTCCGGGCCCACTGCGGTGAATACGGAGTACTTGGCGTGCAGGGTGCGCCGGAAGGAGTCCAGAACGAGCTGTTCGTCATCTACAAAAAGCACTTTGTCGGACATGGTGAGCCCTTGCATGCGAACGGGCGGCTGTGTGCCCGGCCCGCAGCCATCGATGCGGTCCGTTGAAGGCGCACATCCGCGCTGGCGCGCCTTCGTTCAGCCGGCGTCATTCTCTACATATTTCTGTACCAGATTGACCAGTCCTGCCAGAATGGCAAGTAAAGATTGAGTGGAGAGCATATGTTCGGCTCTTTTTGCGGCATGCGTTGAAGGGCGGGCCGCTTGCGGCCCAAGTGTCGGCGCCTGGAAAAGAAGCGGCCCCGCGAGTTGCAACGGGGCCGCCTTCACGGAGCTGTTCTCCGGTTTCCTCGTTGCGTGGGCTACAATCCGTGCCGCACCACCTCGCCAAGCCCCCACAGGGCCAGGAGCCAGCCGCACAGCACCACGGCCCAGCCGACGCACAGGGCCAGCCCGCGCCCGGCAGGGGGGAGGGCGGGGGGGGCCACGGCTGCGCCGCCTGAAGCCGAAAGCCTCGCCTCCCAGTCCCCGCGCTCATGGCGGATTTCCTCCATGGGCATGCTCCCGCTCACCATGGCCATGTCCATGGGAAAGCGCGACCGGCGCATGTGGGCCACCGTGAAGTGGATCAGGAAGATGTAGCCCATGGCCAGAAACGCCTCGTCGTGGTGCAGGGCCAGGGCGATGTTCAGCCACCAGCCAGGCACAAAGCGGGCGGAGGCCACCGGGTTCACCAGCAGAAGCCCGCTCCCGCCGATGATGGCAACGCCCCAGAACACCGCCCAGTAGTCGAACTTCTCCCAATAGGCCCAGCGGTCCAGGCTCGGGTGCTTGTTGAGCCCGAGCATCCAGCCCACGTGTTTGAAGAAGTCCGAGACGTCGCGCAGGCGGGGCATCATGGAATCCGGCCCGGGAACGAGCCCGCGCGGCGAAGTAAACAGCACATGGACGACGTGGGCCAAGAGGAGGGCCACCATGAAGAGTCCGCCGGCCTTGTGCGCGGCCAGAACCCCGGCCTGACCGCCGAAGAGCCCGGCCAGGCGCTCGCCCCAGACGCTCTCGCCGTAAAGCCTTGCGAAGCCAGTGACGGACTGCGCCATGAAGCAAAAGGCCATTAAAGCGTGGAAGACCCTCTGGGTGAATGTGAATCGCCGGATGTTCATGGCTTGCCTCCCTTGCCGCGGCGTTCACGCAGTTCGCGCAGGAGCCACAGCGCGGTATGCGGGATGAACAGAAGCAGCACGCCCAAGAGAAGTCCGTGCATGCCCCAGGAGACATAGGAGAGCGACTTGAACTCCCTGGCCGCCTCTTCCGAAAGAGGCGGGGGTTGGTGGACCACGAACTGGCCGAAGGACGCGCTGGCGTCCTCGTGGCATTTTGCGCACACGTAGGCGTGTTTGCGCACCGGGTTTAAGCGCGAGAAGAAGTGGTTCACGCTGGCCACCGGTTCCGGGCCATGGCACTGGCGGCAGGAGATGCCGCCGTGCGTGGAATGGGTGTTGCGCACGGCTCCGGCGTGGCAGTCCTCGCACTTCTTGTAGCGGTAGTAGGGGATGCCCGCGTGCGAATCAGCCAGGAACATGCGGTTGCGGGCTTCCGGTCCGGACACCGCGAAGCGGCCAGGAGTTCCCTCTTTGGACAGGCTGAAGGCGCCCCGACCCCTGGGCACGGCCTCGGTATTGTCGTAGCGGCCCGTACTCGCCTCGTATCCGTAATAGCCAGACCTGCGCGACGAAGACTCCCCCTGGCCATAGGACCAGGGCGGCGCGGCCAGCATGCAGCCCAGGGCGAGCAGGGCAATATATGCAGTTCTCATGACGCCCTCCGCTCGTCCGCCACGCTCGCCGGAAATGACCGGCGGATGCGGCGGACCGTTTGCGTCAGTTGCCGGCCTTTATCATGTCCACGCTGTCGATCACCTTGCCCTGGGGCTTTGGCAGCTGGGCCAGGGCGTCGTACTTCTTCTGGAGCGTGGCCAGGTCGTCCTTGGCGTGATGATGGCAGGTCACGCAGGAGTTGGGGATCTTGGGATCCTTCAGGGTTTCCTTGGGCAGGAGCGCCTTGAACACGTGGCTGTGCAGGTCGCCGGTCTCGGCGCTCTTCACCACCCGCGGCATGTGGCATCCCACGCAGTTGCCGAAGGAGTGGATGGCGTGGGCCTGGTTGGAGGCAGTTCTGGGATGGCAGGACAGACACTGCTTGGACCCGGACTCGCGGGTCTGGAAGCGGGTCTTGCCGATGCCCAGTTCGTGCACGTAGTGGCAGGACGTGCAGCTCACGCCTTCCACGAAGTGCTTGGACTGCTTCCAGTCGATGTACTGCTGGTGGTGGGCCTTGGAGAGTTCGTTGCCGTAGAGGTGCTGGGCGTCGCCAGCGGCGAAGGATGTGGACTTGAAATAGGTTTCCAGGGCCTTGCCCGGCAGGTAGCCCACCGGCCACTCGGCCTTGTCGTTCTTGGTGGACTTGCCCCGGTTGTGGCAGGAGCCGCATATCTGGGTGGCCACGCCGCTGGTGAGCTTGGCCGGGTTGACGATGGTGGTGCGCTTGTCGAACACCTGGGCCTTGGGCAGTGCCGCATGCCAGGAGCCTGGTCCGTGGCAGGCCTCGCAGCCCACGCTCGGCTCGAAGGTGTTCTTCTGAAGGTCCACGCCGGTGGCGTGGCAGCCGCCGCACTTGAGTATCCAGGAGCTCTTGTCCCAGGTGGCCTCGTTGTAGTTCACCCAGCGTCCGGTGTCGGAGTTGTACTGGATGGGCGCTATCACCAGCATGCCGTTCTTCTCAACGATGTAGCGCTGCTTCCACTGGCTGCCGATGGTGTAGAGCACCTCTTCGGGCTTGGGGATGTAGAATTCCTCGGGTTTTACCTTGAGGTTCTGGAGCTTGGCCAGGTCGGCCCTGATAGTAGCTGGGTCCAGGTCGGCTATGATGACGTCCTTGTCCTTGCGGGCGTCTCCCAGCATCCGGCTGTGCAGGGTCATCATCCAGGAGTCGAAGTGTTCAAGATGGCAGGATTTGCAACGCTCGGAACCGACATATGCCTTGGGCTTGGACGTGACCTCCGCCACGTTGACCTTTTCCCCTCCACCACCGCCGCAGGCCGTCAGAGCCAGTACCGCCAGTAAGCCCAGGAACAGGGATGCCCGTTTCATATGATGTTCCTCCTCGGTTGACTAAAAACGTGAACCACACCTCATGGAAGACAGTTTGGGTTCCTACATATCACGCCTGTTTCATTTTTGACAATGAATTATAGACATAATCGGTATGAAATGAGATTTGCGATTAAAAATTCAGATATATTCCGGCACGTTCTACGTTTCGAATAGTTTAAAAAATCGTAATACCACCCCTGGGGAGAGCGGTCGTGGCCGATTGTGGACACTTCCCCTTGCCATTCACGCCGTGGGCAAATTAGTGAGCGCGCATGAAGTCCATCGCCCTCCTCTTCAAGGCCCTCACCGACGAGACCCGACTGCGTATAGTGAACCTTCTTTCCCAGGGCGAGTTGTGCGTCTGCGACCTGACCCACGCCCTGAACATGCCCCAGTCCACGGTGTCTCGCCACCTGGCCACCCTCAAGAACGCCGGAGTGGTTACGGACCGGCGGTGCAGGACCTGGGCGTACTACCGGCTTTCGGACGCGGTCGAGCCTTTCGCGCGCGAGGTCCTGCAACTCCTGGCCAAACACATGGGCGGCATCGAAGAGGCGCTCGCGGACAGCGCCGCGCTGAAGGGGTTTCGCTTGAGCCCGGACAGAAACTGCGAACAGGCGCCGAAACGCGGTGCAAAACAGTGAGCCTGTGCCCCTTGGCGTAAACCCCTGGCCTTTGCCGGCGCGGACTCGCATGCCGGCGTCCACCTTTGTCAGACACAATCCGCACAAAAAAACGCCCCAGACATTGCCCTGGGGCGCTCGTTTGTTGGCCCAGGGCCGCTATGGCGGGGGACGGTTTCCAGCACCTGTACAGCCCGCTTGCTGGTTCCAGCCGCTGAAACGGGGGCAGGCCCCAATGGCGCGGCAGGCCTTGCCTGCATGAAAAAAAGGAGTATGAGGGCAGTATCAAGAAGAGTCGGCACGGGCATCACGAGCTTGTTCGTCGCGTTTGGCCCGCTGTCACCTCGATTTGTGGAGGATGTGTGACGTTGTAAGCCAAGAACCATCGTTTCAGGGGGTGGGTTGTGAAAAGCCTGCGAATCTCCTTGCTGTGGTTGGTGTTTGCGATGTCGCCCGCGACCGGCCTGACTCAGGTGATGGAAGGGCTCACGCCTGTCATCGACTCCCGGACCAGTGTGTCAATCTGGAACGACGCCATGCTGGAAGGTTTACTGAACGCCGTCACGCCACAGGGATCCGGCACGAGCGGCGTTTCCCCGTTTTCCGGAAGCTTGGGAGGGCAGTCGTCCTCTTTTCCTTTCCTGTCCATCGACGAGGTTATCGCCCAGATGCCCGCCAAGAACAGCACGATTCCCAGCGTGCTGGACGATCTAACGAGCCTGCTGCCTTCCGGCGGCGCAGCCGCACCCACGACATGGGGATCGTCTCTCCCGCCCTGGACGGGTTTCTATATCGGAGAGGGGGCCTACGGACAGTCCGGCAACCAGGGAAGCCAGACGTTCCCATTCATCATGTATTCGCCCTCGGACATGCCGTCCCTGCTGCCGGGCGCAACCGGGAGCATCCCCAGCGTGCTGGATGATGTAACGAGCCTGCTGCCTTCCAGGGCGACCACGACCCAGCAGGGCGGGGCGGGCGCAAACACCATGGGCGTTCAGACCGACTCCTCTTTTGAGATGTACGGCGGCGTATCAGTTTGGAGGTGGTCCGGGCCTTAAGGGGGGCCTCTTCAGCGCGGGGCAACCGCCGGAACGCACCACTGCCCGGCAGCCGTGTTCAGCTCGCCCGCCAGCTTCCCGTTCTCGTAAAAGCTCACCTTGGTGTAGGCGCGCTTCGGGATGAGGAGGCTCAGCTGGTTCTTCACCGTGTAGGTCGCCCTGGTTGTGGGCGCGGTGTACCTGTAGAAAAGGGTAAGCTCCGTCCCGTTCTCCACCACGCGCTCCACCGTGAAGACAGCGTCCATGTTTTCCGGGGCGGGCATCACCCTGGCAACCACGAGAACCTGTTCCTTTTCGAATGTTTGAGGCGAAGGAGCGTAAGGGCGCGCGCCTCCCATCACCGGAGCGGCATGGAACACGGCGGCGTACTGGGCGGGAAAGCTAAGCAGGGCGCACAGCACCGGAACAGTGTTCTCGTCCCAGTTCACGACGAAGTTCTGGTATTCGCCGGATGCGATGCGCGTATATGAAACGGCACGCTCCTGCGCCTGGGCCCCAGCGATCCCGCAGGCGTAGGGGAGGGCGCCCGCCAGCATGGCCACAGCCGCAACAGCTGCCGCCAGAATTGAGAAAATTGAGCGTTTGTGCATGGACCCTCCGCAAGACTAGTGCATGATGAGCGACTTGGCCACGTCGCCGACAACCGGATCAAAGGCCTCCTTGAGGGACGGGTGGTAGGTCAGCTCGAAAGACGCCTGGGCTTCTTTTCCCTTCACCGTCTTCCTGTAGAAGATATTGCCGTCCCTTATGCCTGATACCACGAAGAAATCCGGCCCCATGTGCTTGTAGGTCACCTGGAGGCCGGGCTCTTTGAGCGCCTCCTGGAAACCCTTTTGCAGCGGCGGGACCACGTTGTTGAAGTAGGCCCAGCAAGCCATGCTGGCCTTGTCGTCGCGCGAGGTGAACATCTTGCCGCCCCCGTCATCCGCTTCCTCCTGGGCCGTCAGGAGCTTCTTGGGCCAGGCGACCGTGTAGCCGTATTTGCTGTTGGCGTAGCAGCCGTAGACGTCGGTGCGGGCGCAAATGGCGTCCAGCTTGGCCTTTGCGTCGGCCGACATGCCAGACCCCTTGCCGGACTGGGCGCAGGCCAGGCCAACAGAGGCAACCAGAAGGACGGCCAGGAGCATGGGCGGGACTCGTGCGAACATGAACACCTCATCGTTAAAATGGCGACAGTGTGTAAGCGTTGCAAGAGTTACTTTACATGCCCGATATGAACAAGTTTATTAGCAGCCGCTGGAGAGTGGGGGGAGTGGGCAAGGCAATTCGCCCGGTGCCTGTTCAGGCGACAGTCGATTTCTTCAAGCTGTGCTTGAACTCCAACTCTGCTGTTTGCTGCTGGCGAAACGTGCTTGTCTCTGCACACTTCAGGCTAAGCATTTATCGACATTCTCCCGATTCAAAAATGGCTGGAATCGCAGAAACGCCTCTCTGATCCATCCTGGCTCTTTTTGCAGCCTCGGGTTCGAGTGACGAAGAAAAACGCCTCCAGATGCGATTTTGAAGGGTACGTTTTTCTGAATCCGTCTTAGATGCTGTTGATCTCGAATACGGCACTGTTGCTCCTCAGTGAGCGCCCCCTCGTGGCGTTCATCGAAGAGTCGAAGCCCTTCGTACGCAAGCCTTGGAGGAAAGGCACGCCGTTCCGGCCCAGTTCGGTCTTCAGGCTCCCCGGCACTTTTCATGGCGGCCTTCTTGTGGAAAAATCCCCCAGGTCCGATGCTTAGGCCGTTGCAACGGAGAGTGCAAAATCACGGAGGGCATCACATGCCAGGTAGAGACATCCGCGACCGCGCCCAGGGGGCCATCATGGGGGCCTTCGTGGGCGACGCCCTTGGCCTCGGGCCCCATTGGTACTACGACATAGGCGAGCTTCGCAGCGACTACGGCGACTGGATAACCGGCTACACCGACCCCAAACCCGGCCGCTACCACGACGGCATGAAGGCCGGCCAGCTCTCCCAGGCCGGGTTCATCTTAAAGCTCATGGTGTCGTCCCTGGTGTCGCGCGGGGGCTACGACAGGGCGGACTTCTGCCGCCGCCTGGACCAGGAACTGTTCCCGCTTCTCGACGGAACCCCTGTAAGCGGCCCCGGCAACTACACCAGCCAGTCCATCCGGGAGGCCTACCGGCTCCGGGTGGTCCAAAACCTGTCCTGGGATGAGACGGGCGGCCCGGCCGACACCACCGAGGGCATCGAGCGCGCCCTGGCCATCGCCGTGCGGTACGCCACAGAGCCAGCCAAACTCGCCTCCCACGTGGCGGACAACGTGGTGCTGACCCAGGCCGACGACCTGGTGGTCTCGCTTTCCGTGGCCTTCTGCTCGGTGCTGGGGCTCTTGGTTCGAGGCGAAAAGCTCGACGGCCAGCTCTCGGGCAAGCTCATGCGCCTGGTGAAGGACGGCCAGCTGCCCTTTCACGCCGTAACCCGCGACAACCTGCAACCGCCGCGCCCCGGCGACCCCGATCCGCCCAGGGCCGGGCGCTTCGCCTCCCCGGACGCGCTCCTGTCGCCGTCCTACATGGCTGCCGCAGCCGTTGACCCGGACATCCGCATCGAACCTGCCTGGAAGGTCTCGCTTGTGTACGGCATGCCCTGCGCCATCTACCATCAGCTCCCCGCCGCCTACTATCTGGCGGCCCGCTTCGGCGATGATTTCGAGGCGGCTGTGCTTCACAGCGTGAACGGCGGGGGCCAGAACCAGGCCCGCACCATCCTGTCCGGGGCCCTGTCGGGCGCCCAGACAGGCTTGTCCGGCATTCCAAGGCGCTTTATCGATGGGCTCGAAGAGGGCGGAATGCTTATGGAACTGGCGCAAGATCTGGCATCGCAGGTTGGTACGCAGTGAGGCCGGTGAACTCTCGCCAGTACACCCGGAGGCAGATGCATGAACCAGATACATACGGATGGCCACCCATGAGTTACAGGCTTTACCAGAGTCCTCTGGCCAGGCTCGCCCTGGTTTTCGTCCTGCTTCTGGGCCTGGCCGGTTGCGCGGCCAAGCCCGCCGTGCAG encodes:
- a CDS encoding ADP-ribosylglycohydrolase family protein, producing MPGRDIRDRAQGAIMGAFVGDALGLGPHWYYDIGELRSDYGDWITGYTDPKPGRYHDGMKAGQLSQAGFILKLMVSSLVSRGGYDRADFCRRLDQELFPLLDGTPVSGPGNYTSQSIREAYRLRVVQNLSWDETGGPADTTEGIERALAIAVRYATEPAKLASHVADNVVLTQADDLVVSLSVAFCSVLGLLVRGEKLDGQLSGKLMRLVKDGQLPFHAVTRDNLQPPRPGDPDPPRAGRFASPDALLSPSYMAAAAVDPDIRIEPAWKVSLVYGMPCAIYHQLPAAYYLAARFGDDFEAAVLHSVNGGGQNQARTILSGALSGAQTGLSGIPRRFIDGLEEGGMLMELAQDLASQVGTQ
- a CDS encoding ammonia-forming cytochrome c nitrite reductase subunit c552, whose translation is MKRASLFLGLLAVLALTACGGGGGEKVNVAEVTSKPKAYVGSERCKSCHLEHFDSWMMTLHSRMLGDARKDKDVIIADLDPATIRADLAKLQNLKVKPEEFYIPKPEEVLYTIGSQWKQRYIVEKNGMLVIAPIQYNSDTGRWVNYNEATWDKSSWILKCGGCHATGVDLQKNTFEPSVGCEACHGPGSWHAALPKAQVFDKRTTIVNPAKLTSGVATQICGSCHNRGKSTKNDKAEWPVGYLPGKALETYFKSTSFAAGDAQHLYGNELSKAHHQQYIDWKQSKHFVEGVSCTSCHYVHELGIGKTRFQTRESGSKQCLSCHPRTASNQAHAIHSFGNCVGCHMPRVVKSAETGDLHSHVFKALLPKETLKDPKIPNSCVTCHHHAKDDLATLQKKYDALAQLPKPQGKVIDSVDMIKAGN
- a CDS encoding winged helix-turn-helix transcriptional regulator, which gives rise to MKSIALLFKALTDETRLRIVNLLSQGELCVCDLTHALNMPQSTVSRHLATLKNAGVVTDRRCRTWAYYRLSDAVEPFAREVLQLLAKHMGGIEEALADSAALKGFRLSPDRNCEQAPKRGAKQ
- a CDS encoding cytochrome b/b6 domain-containing protein translates to MNIRRFTFTQRVFHALMAFCFMAQSVTGFARLYGESVWGERLAGLFGGQAGVLAAHKAGGLFMVALLLAHVVHVLFTSPRGLVPGPDSMMPRLRDVSDFFKHVGWMLGLNKHPSLDRWAYWEKFDYWAVFWGVAIIGGSGLLLVNPVASARFVPGWWLNIALALHHDEAFLAMGYIFLIHFTVAHMRRSRFPMDMAMVSGSMPMEEIRHERGDWEARLSASGGAAVAPPALPPAGRGLALCVGWAVVLCGWLLALWGLGEVVRHGL
- a CDS encoding response regulator produces the protein MSDKVLFVDDEQLVLDSFRRTLHAKYSVFTAVGPEAGLEMLQSGGPFAVVVSDLKMPGMDGFEFLAKVREQAPDTVCIMLTGFADLEAAVKAVDAGNIFQLLTKPCPTETLAASIDAGIKQYRMVISERELLQGTLTGTIRVLTEALSVANPFAFGREQRIKALVAGMAEILNKEVSWELDLAAMLSQIGCMGLPPKVLEDLAAGVDLSKDAQALYESHPAIGAGLLKAIPRMEPVAAMVAEQSMDLHPLQPEGARFLKAAADYDLLTSKGLLPHEAYSKMLGYKSSYEPAILEALGKLIARQSGFERKYVNISDLNATMTLEEDIVTREGLLLMSKSGELNNTVIQRLLKAGATLNIVEPVAVRFPGQSQ
- a CDS encoding response regulator; protein product: MPARILFVDDDQQALESCQAMLQKHFEVATSSDPAQALAQIRASGPFAVVVSALKLKRMDGIEFLIKVRELHPETVCIMLTGFADVNVAIKALNQGHVFRFLTKPCLPETMFKALEAGIRQYYTNIAEKEILQKTLMGSVRMLIEALSLANPAAYGRTRRVRNLVKNMAKALEKKIPWELDLATMLSHIGCMSIPRKILDDITAGKELTKSDMKLYHSHPIVGANLLEQIPRLESVAAIIAAQFQEFNPGQSESVRFLKVAVEYDMLLSTGLAPYEAYGRMKAYKHRYDPVMLEALEKCIAEEGGYALKFAAIIELKPNMVLAEDIVSRNGVLLLSRGTMLDQDAIDALTVAHETFNIVEPVTVVMPSKVGPINLEKTISSLVELFKHQMEAKGIYFTLELDKALPPYFKGRQDHVKQVLFNLLSNAFKFSESGQITVCASPIFEAKSGKLKNILFIVSDSGYGMPDILIESIFEFDEPKPAMVKKHVQKKILGLTIVMRLVKLMHGSLCILSKVDLGTDVYFTIEAAEQPGEQSG